One genomic segment of Ferrimonas sp. YFM includes these proteins:
- a CDS encoding BRCT domain-containing protein yields MSKLTLHDYDLDILDKVNTEITSLRYRVSDSQPGWEELARAFPELEEIAFGSYLEPLRPIDAELFRSFPKLQRLFCEDNPLELAGLEPEMAANLKVLRGAKMNDPSQFAHLAYCPALQELQLDVEQGPVVLELAEGSGLKSLHLRVDQVERLALNLASAKGLTELHLYPLHYGSEPSNLVVEQLLLPDSMKKVAISPRGSVTLDHFIDAGKSDLDELRIEADNLEVAGGGLIRANSVKELHVNIGREGVTVADDLFAQLGSVERLMFLPQKASYNLAKLLAPINTLSSLYLFAQGQGVIGDLHLPRLTHLFATGLPLAELGGLRHSPELTGLELRDAGELGEARLLTELTNLSRLQLEGITDAELPASLRQHQGISRLRLSNGPVEKLGDLSAMTALTEVQIEQFSHHGPCTTLPRLEDLLTAPALKELRLRLTVQRGDRTDFLMQLPADMEVDFGIYDQVARSEALNKQRSILLNAPLTQAQREAYWQLVYHAPKPRDLPEAEGRFHLTFLEAKYSPFKKHAHAWLRKSAEKAVADRPLGSDTVLFVCGKSGIKATELKAKAQELGFTLSKKLDDKVTHVLLGANPKQTDRLDPDAHRLIDDTALSQWFEQAAPQFLQQEQAVDSGMIDTVMSMLHSPDEGSHRVAVEMLAQGGVTEAMWMPLFLILKTTSDKALRKSIQQLLAGRGDELFQLAVTDRIFFEEELRGLTFEGHPRGEGPMLKKLKGLTKRWGRALCIDFSKAYFDRFGEGLIWLLTQKEECDRRQAITSGLVEGECLNWHKGCGFARILEGADEEYLTNCHGSPDIYMQDSFDLGRPKTRLPEALPQQTLITELDLHNCYLEALPANFERYQQVKKLNLHFNHLDKLPAKLAGLIELEELDLSFNHFAEFPKVLFKLKNLKRLDLRRASEPLYRWGYDPEHGYESIRAPQKFRDAFPDCEILED; encoded by the coding sequence ATGAGTAAACTCACCCTGCACGACTACGACCTGGACATCCTGGACAAGGTCAACACCGAGATCACCAGTTTGCGCTATCGGGTGTCCGATAGTCAGCCGGGCTGGGAAGAACTGGCCCGGGCGTTTCCCGAACTGGAGGAGATCGCCTTTGGCAGCTATCTGGAGCCGCTGCGGCCCATCGATGCCGAACTGTTTCGCAGCTTTCCCAAACTGCAGCGCCTGTTCTGTGAAGATAACCCTCTGGAGCTGGCGGGGCTTGAGCCAGAGATGGCCGCCAACCTCAAGGTGCTTCGCGGCGCCAAGATGAATGACCCCAGTCAGTTTGCCCATCTGGCTTACTGCCCTGCTTTGCAGGAGCTGCAACTGGACGTGGAGCAAGGCCCGGTGGTCCTCGAATTGGCAGAGGGAAGTGGCCTCAAGTCTCTGCACTTGCGTGTGGATCAGGTGGAGCGCCTGGCGCTCAACCTGGCCAGTGCCAAAGGGCTCACCGAACTGCATCTCTACCCCCTCCATTACGGCAGCGAGCCCAGCAACTTGGTGGTGGAGCAGTTGTTGCTGCCCGATTCCATGAAAAAGGTGGCCATCTCCCCCCGGGGCAGCGTGACACTTGATCACTTTATCGATGCAGGAAAGTCGGATCTCGACGAGCTGCGCATCGAGGCGGACAATCTGGAGGTGGCGGGCGGTGGTCTGATTCGGGCCAACTCCGTCAAGGAGCTGCACGTAAACATCGGCCGAGAGGGCGTGACCGTTGCCGACGATCTCTTTGCCCAACTGGGCAGCGTCGAACGACTGATGTTCCTGCCCCAGAAAGCCAGCTACAACCTGGCGAAGCTGTTGGCCCCCATCAACACCCTGAGCAGCCTCTACCTGTTTGCCCAAGGGCAAGGGGTCATTGGCGATCTCCACCTGCCCAGGTTGACCCACCTGTTTGCCACCGGACTCCCCTTGGCCGAACTCGGGGGATTGAGGCACTCTCCTGAACTGACCGGGCTGGAACTGCGTGATGCCGGAGAGCTGGGCGAGGCGCGGTTGTTGACGGAGCTGACCAACCTGAGCCGACTGCAGCTGGAGGGGATAACCGATGCCGAACTTCCGGCAAGCCTTCGTCAGCATCAGGGCATCAGCCGGTTAAGGCTCAGCAACGGTCCGGTAGAGAAGTTGGGAGACTTGAGTGCCATGACGGCGCTGACCGAAGTGCAGATAGAGCAGTTTAGCCACCACGGCCCTTGCACCACTTTGCCTCGTTTGGAGGACCTGCTGACCGCTCCAGCGCTGAAAGAGTTGCGCCTGAGGTTGACGGTGCAACGGGGCGATCGTACCGATTTCCTGATGCAACTGCCTGCAGATATGGAGGTGGACTTTGGCATCTACGACCAGGTGGCTCGCAGTGAGGCGCTGAATAAGCAGCGCAGCATTTTGCTGAACGCGCCGCTGACTCAGGCACAGCGAGAAGCCTATTGGCAGCTGGTCTATCATGCGCCAAAACCCAGGGACCTGCCCGAGGCAGAGGGGCGTTTCCATCTGACCTTCCTGGAAGCCAAATACTCACCGTTTAAGAAGCACGCCCATGCCTGGCTCCGCAAGAGTGCCGAAAAGGCGGTGGCCGACCGTCCTCTGGGCAGCGACACCGTGCTCTTTGTCTGTGGCAAGAGTGGCATCAAGGCCACCGAGCTAAAGGCCAAGGCGCAGGAACTGGGCTTTACTCTCAGTAAGAAACTGGATGACAAGGTCACTCACGTGCTGCTGGGTGCCAACCCCAAGCAGACCGATAGGTTGGACCCGGATGCCCATCGGCTGATTGACGATACCGCGTTAAGCCAATGGTTTGAGCAGGCGGCCCCTCAGTTTTTGCAGCAGGAGCAGGCCGTGGACAGCGGCATGATCGATACGGTGATGAGCATGCTGCACTCCCCGGATGAAGGCTCTCATCGAGTGGCGGTGGAGATGTTGGCACAGGGCGGCGTGACCGAAGCGATGTGGATGCCGCTGTTTCTGATCCTCAAGACCACCAGTGACAAGGCGCTGCGAAAATCGATTCAGCAGCTGTTGGCGGGCAGGGGCGATGAGCTGTTTCAGTTGGCGGTGACCGACCGCATCTTCTTCGAAGAGGAACTGCGAGGCCTGACCTTTGAGGGCCACCCCAGAGGTGAAGGCCCCATGCTCAAGAAACTCAAAGGGCTGACCAAGCGTTGGGGCAGGGCGCTGTGCATCGATTTTTCCAAGGCCTACTTCGATCGCTTCGGAGAGGGGCTGATCTGGCTGCTGACCCAAAAAGAGGAGTGCGATCGTCGCCAGGCCATCACCTCTGGACTGGTGGAGGGTGAGTGCCTCAACTGGCACAAGGGCTGTGGCTTTGCCCGGATCCTTGAGGGAGCCGACGAGGAGTACTTGACCAATTGTCACGGCTCGCCGGACATCTACATGCAGGACAGTTTTGACCTGGGCCGGCCTAAGACCAGATTGCCCGAAGCATTGCCGCAGCAGACCCTGATTACCGAGTTGGATCTGCACAACTGCTACCTGGAAGCATTGCCTGCAAACTTCGAGCGATACCAGCAGGTGAAGAAGCTCAACCTTCACTTTAACCATCTGGACAAACTGCCTGCCAAGCTGGCCGGCTTGATTGAGTTGGAGGAGCTGGACCTGTCATTCAATCACTTTGCCGAGTTTCCCAAGGTGCTGTTCAAGCTAAAGAACTTAAAGAGATTGGATCTGCGCCGAGCGTCTGAGCCCCTGTATCGCTGGGGCTATGACCCGGAGCATGGCTATGAGTCGATTCGGGCACCACAAAAATTCCGCGATGCGTTCCCCGATTGTGAAATTCTGGAAGATTAA
- a CDS encoding VWA-like domain-containing protein, with protein sequence MLKEPFYGHYLSSFHKASHEQGDTDSPPLEIKLKDNSNIQFVCQLQSWNALNEDQQLGALKHEALHLVLGHPFGRHSYADSARFDLAADLVVNQYIEPHQLTDNAPTLERVNAWLSRQGQPGLEPHRELAYYYGQLPASAQMPGANVDGAGAGHQNWNALGQLQQASRALLEQQLDSKLEQSAQRTEQVNARARGLLPANVLEALEQAIARRRPTVNWRRLLRLFASSARRTSVKNTLRRPSKRYGTTPGTRIQPHQHILVAVDTSASVDDGQLQLFFEELHHIWRAGAQLTVVECDTQIQRQYLYRGEPPAEVQGRGGTCFDQPIECANRLRVDAIVYFTDGEAPPPEVPARAPLLWLIHSDRVAPINTPLRHCGRVIPMAPAEHR encoded by the coding sequence ATGCTCAAAGAACCGTTTTACGGTCATTACCTGAGCAGCTTTCACAAGGCCTCCCATGAGCAAGGCGACACAGACTCACCTCCGCTTGAGATAAAACTCAAAGATAACAGTAACATTCAGTTTGTATGCCAGTTACAAAGCTGGAATGCACTGAATGAGGACCAGCAACTGGGTGCCCTGAAACATGAAGCGCTGCACCTGGTATTGGGGCACCCCTTCGGTCGTCACAGTTACGCGGACTCCGCCCGATTCGATTTGGCCGCGGATCTAGTGGTCAACCAGTACATTGAACCCCATCAGTTAACAGACAACGCCCCGACTCTGGAGAGGGTCAACGCCTGGCTTTCGCGGCAAGGACAGCCTGGCCTCGAACCCCATCGTGAGCTGGCCTACTACTATGGGCAACTCCCTGCCAGCGCCCAGATGCCGGGCGCCAATGTTGACGGCGCCGGAGCGGGACACCAGAACTGGAACGCCCTGGGTCAGTTGCAACAAGCCAGCCGTGCCCTGCTGGAGCAGCAACTGGACAGCAAGCTCGAACAGAGCGCTCAGCGCACCGAGCAGGTCAACGCCCGGGCCCGGGGCCTGCTGCCAGCTAATGTGCTCGAAGCACTGGAGCAGGCGATCGCCCGGCGCCGACCCACGGTAAACTGGCGCCGACTGCTGAGGCTGTTCGCCTCCAGCGCCCGGCGCACCTCAGTCAAGAACACCCTGAGGCGCCCCTCAAAACGCTACGGCACCACCCCGGGCACGCGCATTCAGCCCCATCAGCACATCCTGGTGGCCGTCGATACCTCCGCCAGCGTCGACGATGGCCAGCTGCAGCTGTTTTTCGAAGAGCTGCACCACATCTGGCGCGCCGGTGCCCAGCTGACCGTGGTCGAATGTGACACTCAGATTCAGCGGCAATACCTCTACCGCGGCGAACCACCCGCAGAGGTCCAGGGCCGCGGCGGCACCTGCTTCGACCAGCCCATTGAGTGCGCCAACCGGCTGCGGGTCGACGCCATCGTCTACTTCACCGATGGCGAGGCACCACCGCCGGAGGTGCCTGCCCGCGCCCCATTGCTGTGGCTGATCCACAGCGACCGGGTTGCGCCCATCAACACACCACTTCGCCACTGTGGCCGGGTGATCCCCATGGCCCCGGCCGAACACAGATAA
- a CDS encoding AAA family ATPase, translated as MTHSHNYSYYGLTCPAPEVRRFIEHLLPQAGQRSVPVCIWGRHGIGKTQMVEQIARDKGMQWRAIAPAQFEEMGDLLGMPQIAEDEQGESITRFAAPHWVPTEPGPGILLIDDVNRADERILRGIMQLLQNHELISWALPEGWQIVLTANPDGGDYSVTPMDDAMLTRMMHITMEFDPKAWALWAEGAGIDPRGIDFVLTYPELVSGERTTPRSLVQFFQAIAPIEDLKEQLPLVNILARSCLDETTCSAFIAFVEQNLSKLVSPQAMVDAKAFDKEIAPQIDRIAGGKAPRIDILATLCTRLHHYLKVSGIKLKPAQVANIQAFLKMPLLPNDLRLGLMQDLMNSGNASLKGVLADAELAKLFLTNAA; from the coding sequence ATGACACACAGCCACAACTACAGCTACTACGGTTTAACCTGCCCCGCTCCGGAAGTTCGGCGCTTCATCGAGCACCTGTTGCCTCAGGCCGGACAACGCAGCGTCCCGGTGTGCATCTGGGGTCGTCACGGCATCGGCAAGACCCAGATGGTGGAGCAGATCGCCAGAGACAAGGGGATGCAGTGGCGAGCCATCGCACCCGCCCAGTTTGAGGAGATGGGCGATCTGCTGGGAATGCCGCAGATTGCTGAAGATGAACAGGGCGAGAGCATCACCCGGTTTGCCGCGCCTCACTGGGTGCCCACCGAGCCCGGTCCCGGGATCCTGCTTATCGACGACGTCAACCGCGCCGACGAGCGCATCCTGCGCGGCATCATGCAGCTGCTGCAGAATCATGAACTGATCAGTTGGGCCCTGCCAGAAGGGTGGCAAATTGTGCTGACCGCCAACCCCGACGGCGGCGATTACTCAGTCACCCCCATGGACGACGCCATGCTCACCAGGATGATGCACATCACCATGGAGTTTGATCCCAAGGCCTGGGCCCTGTGGGCCGAAGGCGCCGGCATCGATCCCCGGGGCATCGACTTTGTTCTGACTTATCCGGAGCTGGTCAGTGGTGAACGCACCACTCCCCGCTCCCTGGTGCAGTTTTTCCAGGCGATCGCCCCTATCGAGGACCTCAAAGAGCAGCTGCCTCTGGTGAACATCCTGGCCCGCTCCTGCCTGGATGAAACCACCTGCAGCGCCTTTATCGCCTTCGTGGAGCAAAACCTCAGCAAACTGGTCTCTCCCCAGGCCATGGTGGACGCCAAGGCCTTTGATAAGGAGATCGCCCCGCAGATTGATCGCATCGCCGGTGGCAAAGCCCCGAGAATAGACATTCTGGCAACCCTGTGCACCCGCTTGCATCACTACCTTAAAGTCAGCGGCATCAAACTCAAGCCGGCTCAGGTGGCCAACATCCAGGCCTTCCTGAAGATGCCCCTGCTGCCCAACGACCTGCGCCTTGGGCTGATGCAGGATCTGATGAACAGCGGAAATGCGTCTCTGAAAGGGGTTTTGGCCGACGCCGAGCTGGCCAAGCTCTTTTTGACCAACGCCGCCTAA
- a CDS encoding AraC family transcriptional regulator — translation MSTEQAEYRHCPDLGGLELLHARYHKQNFSRHTHEGYTVGLIETGAQRFFRSGGNHVAPTHTIILVNADEVHNGCAATEGGWSYQAMYPTPEQFDLLSKELGYPGAPYFSEPVVRDPTLAGQLKLTFDAFKTENNALFRQSLLYSVMVQLMSRHGRQRVNEPRTPRPQLQMAKEYLDAHCADDVDLESLAAVVGLSPFHLLRQFRKEFGLPPHAYQLQARIRLATRLIRMGLPPLKVGLDCGFYDQSHFSRHFKRVVGVPPGVYARSWSGNNQARTATN, via the coding sequence ATGAGCACAGAGCAGGCAGAGTATCGACACTGTCCGGACCTGGGAGGTCTGGAACTGCTGCATGCTCGATATCACAAGCAGAACTTTTCCCGCCACACCCACGAAGGCTACACCGTCGGTCTTATTGAAACCGGCGCCCAGCGCTTCTTTCGCAGTGGTGGCAATCATGTGGCGCCCACCCACACCATCATCCTGGTCAATGCCGATGAGGTGCACAACGGCTGCGCGGCCACCGAGGGCGGCTGGTCCTATCAGGCCATGTACCCCACCCCGGAGCAGTTTGACCTGCTGAGCAAGGAACTGGGCTATCCGGGCGCCCCCTATTTTTCCGAGCCTGTGGTGCGCGACCCGACTCTGGCGGGTCAGCTCAAACTGACCTTCGATGCCTTCAAGACGGAAAACAACGCCCTGTTCAGGCAATCCCTGCTCTATTCGGTGATGGTGCAGTTGATGAGCCGCCATGGCCGCCAGAGAGTCAACGAGCCGCGCACGCCCCGCCCACAACTGCAGATGGCCAAGGAGTATCTGGACGCCCACTGTGCGGATGATGTGGACCTGGAAAGCCTGGCGGCTGTGGTGGGCCTGAGCCCCTTCCATCTGCTGCGGCAGTTTCGCAAGGAGTTTGGCCTTCCCCCCCACGCCTACCAGTTGCAGGCACGGATCCGCCTGGCCACCAGGCTGATTCGAATGGGACTGCCACCCCTCAAGGTGGGACTGGATTGCGGCTTCTATGACCAGAGTCATTTCAGCCGTCACTTCAAGCGGGTGGTGGGCGTTCCCCCTGGGGTCTACGCCCGCTCATGGTCCGGTAACAACCAGGCTCGAACAGCCACAAATTGA
- a CDS encoding AzlC family ABC transporter permease, translating to MSQHPQPGREARRGAQLLKGTLAMSPLTLAVLPWGLLVGSLAMDAGLSPLQSQGLSAIIFAGAAQIAIIGLLKAGAGLGAILATTALITSRHLLYSMTMRSKVSALPLRWRLTLGFLLTDELFAIAHPGKEEAQDPWYMLGGGLSFYLGWNLATLAGVLLSHQLQAFDTSGLDFAIAAIFIALVVPGLRRRSHWVCVLVTMPLAVLAEAMAWPMGLLLASVSGMVAGALFANLTGESLMEGKG from the coding sequence ATGTCACAGCATCCCCAACCCGGCAGGGAGGCCCGTCGCGGCGCGCAGCTTTTAAAAGGCACCCTGGCCATGAGCCCCCTCACCCTGGCAGTGCTGCCCTGGGGCCTGCTGGTGGGCTCTTTGGCCATGGACGCCGGACTCAGCCCGCTGCAAAGTCAGGGCCTGTCGGCGATCATCTTCGCCGGCGCGGCGCAGATCGCCATCATCGGTCTGCTCAAGGCCGGTGCCGGGCTCGGTGCCATCCTGGCCACCACCGCCCTGATCACCTCCAGGCACCTGCTCTACTCCATGACCATGAGAAGCAAAGTCAGTGCCCTGCCCTTGCGGTGGCGACTGACATTGGGGTTTCTGCTGACCGATGAGCTGTTTGCCATCGCGCATCCGGGCAAGGAGGAGGCCCAGGATCCCTGGTATATGCTCGGCGGAGGACTGAGTTTCTATCTCGGTTGGAACCTGGCGACCCTGGCCGGGGTGCTCCTCAGTCACCAGTTGCAGGCGTTCGATACGTCGGGGCTGGATTTTGCCATCGCCGCCATCTTCATTGCCCTGGTGGTCCCTGGACTGAGGCGACGCTCTCATTGGGTTTGCGTGCTGGTGACCATGCCCCTGGCCGTACTGGCCGAAGCCATGGCCTGGCCCATGGGGCTGCTGCTCGCCTCGGTTTCCGGAATGGTGGCCGGAGCCCTGTTTGCCAATCTCACCGGCGAATCTCTGATGGAGGGTAAGGGATGA
- a CDS encoding AzlD domain-containing protein, translating into MIWLTLLCCALLVFASRYLFLEPKLPVRLGRRSQQLLSYSAPAVLSAIAAPLIFIREQSIDLHWHNPYLACGLLVAVLARYGANALVAIAAGMGLFLLWPF; encoded by the coding sequence ATGATCTGGTTAACCCTGCTCTGTTGTGCCCTGCTGGTGTTTGCCAGCCGCTACCTGTTTCTTGAACCCAAACTGCCGGTGCGCCTGGGACGACGTAGCCAGCAGCTGCTCAGTTACAGCGCCCCGGCGGTACTGAGCGCCATCGCCGCCCCGCTGATCTTCATCAGGGAGCAGAGCATCGACCTCCACTGGCACAACCCCTACCTGGCCTGCGGCCTGCTGGTGGCTGTGCTGGCCAGGTATGGTGCCAATGCCCTGGTCGCCATTGCCGCAGGCATGGGACTGTTCCTGCTCTGGCCTTTCTAG
- a CDS encoding YciI family protein gives MNQFLYKLRPLRPEMLSQGPTPQEASAVEAHFAYLSRLKDEGKVAMAGRTLTEDEHTFGIVIVLAETQEEALKLMEFDPAVSEGVMGAELFPFRVALWGEDPR, from the coding sequence ATGAACCAGTTTTTATATAAGTTGAGGCCACTTAGGCCGGAGATGCTCAGTCAGGGGCCAACCCCCCAGGAAGCCAGTGCGGTGGAGGCGCATTTTGCCTATCTCAGCCGCCTCAAGGATGAGGGCAAAGTGGCCATGGCGGGGCGCACCTTGACCGAAGATGAGCACACCTTTGGCATTGTCATTGTGCTGGCAGAAACTCAAGAGGAAGCCCTGAAGCTGATGGAGTTCGACCCTGCCGTCTCCGAAGGGGTCATGGGGGCCGAACTCTTCCCGTTTCGGGTTGCCCTATGGGGAGAAGATCCTCGCTAG
- a CDS encoding methyl-accepting chemotaxis protein: MLRKPNIKNRIIIGISLLVSLLMAFILPLIIVQFSKAIDSAELKQLKELNETAITELNASGRLAQALATVVSLTPQFQQAFAQQDRDTLAQATLPIFKVMKQDYGARQFQFHNPPATSFLRVHKPAKFGDDLSSFRHTVVETNTNRSPMMGLERGVAGIGIRGVVPVSYQGQHLGSVEFGLSFGQAFFDRFKQTHGVEIALHLPDGNNWKPFGSTLGERRLGSDAQLAQAFNGQPQVLQSELEGAPVAVYLHSISDYSGKPMGVLEVVMDRSENLALVTQMRNTVILAGLAALAIGIGVAWFIGRGITQPIEATTATMANIADGDGDLTLRLDDKGHDELADLARAFNRFAAKVHSTISEVTGVAGQLDSSAQQLASITGETQAGMDKQLQETEQAATAMNQMSATVDEVAQNATLAADSAQNANKATDGGKAVVTSVSDSIHRLSSEIDGAVTVIRDLELETGRIDGVLEVIRNIAEQTNLLALNAAIEAARAGEQGRGFAVVADEVRTLASRTQTSTQEIQQMIEQLQGQSAKAVSVMDNSRATSEQCVALAADADQALGQISEAVSSITEMNMQIASAASEQSAVSNEINKNVNNINEIVAETSQRTHRAASAGEAMAQQSNTLSKLINQFKL, from the coding sequence ATGTTAAGAAAGCCCAACATCAAGAACCGCATCATCATCGGCATCAGCTTGCTCGTCTCTCTGCTGATGGCCTTTATCCTGCCGCTTATTATCGTTCAGTTTTCCAAAGCCATAGACTCAGCTGAGCTCAAGCAGCTTAAGGAGCTCAACGAAACCGCTATCACCGAACTCAACGCCTCGGGTCGCCTTGCCCAGGCGCTGGCGACCGTGGTATCACTGACGCCGCAATTCCAGCAGGCTTTCGCCCAGCAGGACAGGGACACCCTGGCCCAGGCAACCCTACCCATCTTCAAGGTGATGAAGCAGGATTATGGCGCCCGCCAGTTCCAGTTCCATAACCCTCCGGCGACCTCCTTCCTGAGAGTGCACAAACCCGCCAAGTTCGGCGATGACCTCTCCTCTTTCCGCCATACAGTGGTAGAGACCAACACCAATCGCTCCCCCATGATGGGACTGGAGCGAGGCGTTGCCGGCATCGGCATTCGCGGTGTGGTGCCCGTCTCCTACCAGGGCCAGCATCTGGGTTCTGTGGAGTTCGGCCTCTCCTTCGGTCAGGCGTTCTTTGACCGGTTCAAACAGACCCATGGGGTAGAGATTGCCCTGCACCTCCCGGATGGCAACAACTGGAAGCCCTTTGGCTCCACCCTGGGAGAACGCCGCCTGGGTTCAGACGCTCAACTGGCCCAGGCCTTTAATGGCCAACCTCAGGTGTTGCAATCGGAGCTGGAAGGCGCCCCTGTCGCCGTCTATCTGCACAGCATCAGCGATTACTCGGGGAAACCCATGGGCGTGCTCGAGGTGGTGATGGATCGCAGCGAAAACCTGGCACTGGTAACCCAGATGCGCAATACGGTGATCCTGGCAGGGTTGGCAGCCCTTGCCATCGGCATCGGCGTCGCCTGGTTCATTGGCCGGGGCATTACCCAGCCCATCGAGGCTACCACGGCCACCATGGCCAACATCGCCGACGGCGACGGAGACCTAACCCTGAGGCTCGATGACAAGGGCCACGACGAACTGGCGGATCTCGCCCGTGCCTTCAACCGCTTCGCCGCCAAGGTGCACAGCACCATCAGCGAGGTCACCGGCGTGGCTGGGCAGCTGGACAGCTCGGCGCAACAACTGGCGTCCATCACCGGCGAAACCCAGGCAGGGATGGACAAACAGCTGCAGGAGACCGAGCAGGCTGCCACCGCCATGAACCAGATGAGCGCCACGGTCGACGAGGTGGCTCAGAATGCCACCCTGGCGGCAGATTCGGCGCAAAACGCCAACAAGGCCACCGATGGTGGTAAGGCCGTGGTCACATCGGTGTCCGACAGCATCCATCGCCTCTCATCGGAGATCGACGGCGCCGTCACCGTCATCCGGGATCTGGAGTTGGAGACCGGACGCATCGACGGGGTACTGGAGGTGATCCGCAACATTGCAGAGCAAACTAACCTTCTGGCTCTGAACGCTGCCATTGAAGCGGCCCGTGCAGGAGAGCAAGGCCGCGGCTTTGCGGTGGTGGCCGATGAGGTGCGCACCCTGGCCAGCCGCACCCAGACATCGACCCAGGAGATTCAGCAGATGATTGAGCAGCTGCAGGGACAGTCTGCCAAGGCGGTGTCGGTTATGGACAATAGCCGCGCCACCTCGGAACAGTGCGTCGCCCTTGCCGCCGACGCCGATCAGGCACTGGGGCAGATCAGCGAGGCGGTCAGCAGCATCACAGAGATGAACATGCAGATCGCCAGCGCCGCCAGCGAGCAATCGGCGGTCTCCAATGAGATCAATAAGAACGTAAATAACATCAATGAGATCGTTGCCGAAACCAGCCAGAGAACCCACAGGGCCGCGTCGGCAGGAGAGGCGATGGCTCAGCAGTCGAACACCCTGAGCAAACTTATCAATCAGTTCAAACTGTAA
- a CDS encoding phytanoyl-CoA dioxygenase family protein has protein sequence MRNYQLTPDQRRLFSRQGFLRLPGSFPPHLVRRWRQVADHLEQQALEVHSQGLHGRDFCVVEDRVGPRLMRYDNLLAHASELLIETLACPAMMALARELCGPGAVPLHADLLYKHQHPHPVINWHQGAQHDRRFPYLNIGLYLDDADQGDGCLRYVPGTQHGAQPIEALSEHYGWSPPGVVEQPARAGDILVQDMMILHGSQPKRSEGVRRTLYVEVRPWQAVMESGSQSSQWADLRRRWMSQVLARADEADWPLDWGQYPRKEEALSELVSEIEACWEPPLPAVWASRDVYHPEYPVPSDLRPQEHKTEMRQLVT, from the coding sequence ATGAGAAACTATCAGTTGACCCCGGACCAGCGCCGTCTGTTCTCCAGACAGGGCTTCCTGCGCCTGCCCGGGTCATTTCCCCCCCACCTGGTTCGTCGTTGGCGCCAGGTAGCGGACCATCTCGAGCAGCAGGCCCTGGAGGTGCACAGTCAGGGATTGCATGGCCGGGATTTCTGTGTCGTTGAGGACCGTGTGGGTCCCAGATTGATGCGATACGACAACCTGCTTGCCCACGCCTCTGAGCTGTTGATTGAGACTCTGGCCTGTCCTGCCATGATGGCACTGGCCAGAGAGTTGTGTGGCCCGGGAGCGGTTCCCCTGCACGCAGATCTGCTCTACAAACATCAGCACCCCCATCCGGTGATCAATTGGCACCAGGGCGCTCAGCACGACAGGCGTTTTCCCTATCTCAATATCGGCCTCTATCTGGATGACGCTGACCAGGGGGATGGCTGTTTGCGCTACGTGCCGGGTACCCAGCACGGCGCCCAGCCCATTGAAGCCCTGTCGGAGCACTATGGCTGGTCGCCCCCAGGCGTCGTGGAGCAACCGGCCCGGGCCGGGGACATCCTGGTGCAGGACATGATGATCCTTCATGGCTCACAGCCTAAGCGTTCTGAAGGGGTGCGACGCACCCTCTATGTGGAGGTGCGTCCCTGGCAGGCAGTGATGGAGAGTGGTTCCCAGTCCTCCCAATGGGCCGACCTGAGGCGACGCTGGATGAGTCAGGTGCTGGCCAGAGCCGATGAAGCCGACTGGCCGCTCGACTGGGGGCAATATCCCCGGAAGGAGGAGGCGCTGTCGGAACTGGTGTCTGAGATAGAGGCCTGCTGGGAGCCGCCATTGCCGGCGGTCTGGGCCAGCCGGGATGTCTATCATCCCGAGTACCCGGTTCCTTCGGATCTGCGGCCACAAGAGCACAAAACCGAGATGAGGCAGCTTGTCACCTAG
- a CDS encoding CIA30 family protein → MQLVDFSQAEEASRWRAINDGVMGGVSQSQMVAIEQGCRFEGVVSLDNGGGFASMRRPLVLPEGCRALRLTHRGDGNSYQLRLKMDGLYDGVLYVAGFATQPGREEVIELPLSEFEPRFRGRAVAGAEPLDESRVEQLGLLMGQGQSGPFALNLYQLTAVSQLQSS, encoded by the coding sequence ATGCAACTTGTGGATTTCTCTCAGGCTGAAGAAGCCAGCAGGTGGCGCGCCATCAATGATGGCGTGATGGGGGGCGTGTCTCAAAGCCAGATGGTGGCCATCGAGCAGGGGTGCCGTTTTGAAGGCGTGGTCTCCCTGGACAATGGCGGAGGTTTTGCCTCCATGCGCCGCCCCCTGGTATTGCCTGAGGGGTGCCGCGCTCTGAGGTTGACGCACAGGGGAGACGGCAACAGCTATCAGCTCAGGCTGAAGATGGATGGCTTATACGACGGGGTGCTCTACGTAGCCGGTTTTGCGACTCAGCCGGGCAGGGAAGAGGTGATTGAACTGCCCCTGAGCGAGTTCGAGCCGAGGTTTCGCGGTCGCGCCGTTGCCGGAGCCGAACCTCTGGATGAGAGCCGGGTCGAGCAGCTTGGGTTGCTGATGGGGCAGGGCCAAAGTGGTCCCTTTGCCCTCAATCTGTATCAATTGACGGCAGTGAGTCAGCTTCAGAGCAGCTGA